From one Streptomyces sp. NBC_01478 genomic stretch:
- a CDS encoding fumarate reductase/succinate dehydrogenase flavoprotein subunit, whose amino-acid sequence MSVVERQEWDVVVVGAGGAGLRAAIEARERGARTAVICKSLFGKAHTVMAEGGIAAAMANVNEHDNWQVHFRDTLRGGKFLNQWRMSELHAKEAPDRVWELETWGALFDRTKDGKISQRNFGGHEYPRLAHVGDRTGLELIRTLQQKIVQLQQEDHKETGDYESRLKVYQECTVTRVLKDGSQVSGVFAYERETGRFLVLEAPSVVIATGGIGKSFKVTSNSWEYTGDGHALALLAGAPLLNMEFVQFHPTGMVWPPSVKGILVTESVRGDGGVLRNSEDKRFMFDYIPDVFKEKYAESEAEGDRWYEDPDHNRRPPELLPRDEVARAINSEVKAGRGSPHGGVFLDVSTRMPAEVIRRRLPSMYHQFKELADVDITAEAMEVGPTCHYVMGGIAVESDTAAARGVPGLFAAGEVAGGMHGSNRLGGNSLSDLLVFGRRAGWHAADHAADLADSRPLIDDTEVDLAAAEALRPFSAEGPEPGKENGRTPENPYTLHQELQQTMNDLVGIIRREGEMEQALEKLADLRVRARRAGVEGHRQFNPGWHLALDLRNMLLVSECVARAALERTESRGGHTREDHPGMNRDWRRINLICQLTDPTGGLGATDPVSAQIGLTRETTDPIRADLLALFEKEELVKYLAEEELYE is encoded by the coding sequence CGTGGTCGAGCGACAGGAGTGGGACGTCGTCGTGGTCGGTGCCGGTGGCGCCGGTCTGCGGGCCGCCATCGAGGCGCGCGAGCGCGGTGCCCGTACGGCGGTGATCTGCAAGTCGCTGTTCGGCAAGGCCCACACGGTGATGGCCGAGGGCGGCATCGCGGCGGCGATGGCCAACGTCAACGAGCACGACAACTGGCAGGTCCACTTCCGCGACACCCTGCGCGGCGGCAAGTTCCTCAACCAGTGGCGCATGTCGGAGCTGCACGCGAAGGAAGCCCCGGACCGGGTCTGGGAGTTGGAGACGTGGGGCGCCCTCTTCGACCGTACGAAGGACGGCAAGATCTCGCAGCGCAACTTCGGCGGCCACGAGTACCCGCGCCTCGCCCACGTCGGCGACCGTACGGGACTCGAGCTGATCCGCACGCTCCAGCAGAAGATCGTGCAGCTCCAGCAGGAGGACCACAAGGAGACCGGCGACTACGAGTCGCGCCTGAAGGTCTATCAGGAGTGCACGGTCACACGGGTGTTGAAGGACGGCAGCCAGGTCTCCGGGGTCTTCGCCTACGAGCGCGAGACCGGCCGTTTCCTGGTCCTGGAAGCGCCCTCCGTGGTGATCGCGACGGGCGGCATCGGCAAGTCCTTCAAGGTGACGTCCAACTCGTGGGAGTACACGGGCGACGGGCACGCGCTGGCGCTGCTCGCCGGGGCGCCCCTGCTGAACATGGAGTTCGTGCAGTTCCACCCCACGGGCATGGTCTGGCCGCCGTCCGTGAAGGGCATCCTCGTCACCGAGTCGGTGCGCGGTGACGGCGGGGTGCTGCGCAACTCGGAGGACAAGCGGTTCATGTTCGACTACATCCCCGACGTCTTCAAGGAGAAGTACGCCGAGTCGGAGGCGGAGGGCGACCGCTGGTACGAGGACCCCGACCACAACCGCCGTCCCCCCGAACTGCTCCCCCGCGACGAGGTCGCCCGCGCCATCAACTCCGAGGTGAAGGCGGGCCGCGGCTCACCGCACGGCGGGGTCTTCCTGGACGTGTCGACACGTATGCCGGCGGAGGTGATCCGGCGCCGACTCCCGTCCATGTACCACCAGTTCAAGGAGCTGGCCGACGTCGACATCACGGCGGAGGCGATGGAGGTCGGGCCGACCTGTCACTACGTGATGGGCGGCATCGCGGTCGAGTCGGACACGGCGGCGGCGCGCGGGGTACCGGGGCTGTTCGCGGCCGGTGAGGTGGCCGGCGGCATGCACGGCTCCAACCGGCTGGGCGGCAACTCCCTGTCCGACCTGCTGGTGTTCGGCCGCAGGGCGGGCTGGCACGCGGCGGACCACGCGGCCGACCTGGCGGACAGCCGCCCGCTGATCGACGACACCGAGGTCGACCTGGCGGCGGCGGAGGCACTGCGCCCCTTCTCGGCGGAGGGCCCGGAACCGGGCAAGGAGAACGGCCGCACCCCGGAGAACCCGTACACCCTCCACCAGGAACTCCAGCAGACCATGAACGACCTCGTCGGCATCATCCGCCGCGAGGGCGAGATGGAACAGGCGCTGGAGAAGCTGGCGGACCTGCGGGTACGGGCCCGTAGGGCGGGAGTTGAGGGGCACCGGCAGTTCAACCCCGGCTGGCATCTCGCCCTGGACCTGCGGAACATGCTGCTGGTGAGCGAGTGCGTGGCACGGGCCGCGCTGGAGCGCACTGAGTCGCGCGGCGGACACACCCGCGAGGACCACCCCGGCATGAACCGCGACTGGCGCCGCATCAACCTGATCTGCCAACTCACCGACCCGACAGGCGGGTTGGGGGCGACGGATCCGGTGTCCGCCCAGATCGGCCTGACCCGTGAGACGACCGACCCCATCCGCGCCGACCTGCTCGCCCTCTTCGAGAAGGAAGAGCTGGTCAAGTACCTCGCCGAAGAGGAGCTGTACGAGTGA